From a single Mesorhizobium shangrilense genomic region:
- a CDS encoding S-(hydroxymethyl)glutathione dehydrogenase/class III alcohol dehydrogenase gives MKTRAAVAVAAGKPLEIMEVDLEGPREGEVLVEIKATGICHTDEFTLSGADPEGLFPAILGHEGAGVVVDVGKGVTSLKKGDHVIPLYTPECRSCPSCLSRKTNLCTAIRATQGQGLMPDGSSRFSIGKDKIFHYMGCSTFSNFTVLPEIALAKVNPDAPFDKICYIGCGVTTGIGAVINTAKVEIGATAIVFGLGGIGLNVIQGLRLAGADMIIGVDLNNDKKAWGEKFGMTHFVNPKEIDGDIVPYLVNMTKRGADQIGGADYTFDCTGNTKVMRQALEASHRGWGKSVVIGVAGAGQEISTRPFQLVTGRTWMGTAFGGARGRTDVPKIVDWYMDGKIEIDPMITHTLKLEDINKGFDLMHEGKSIRSVVVY, from the coding sequence ATGAAAACCCGCGCCGCAGTCGCTGTCGCTGCCGGAAAGCCGCTTGAGATCATGGAGGTTGACCTCGAGGGTCCGCGCGAAGGCGAGGTGCTGGTCGAGATCAAGGCCACCGGCATCTGCCATACCGACGAGTTCACGCTGTCGGGTGCCGATCCCGAAGGCCTGTTTCCCGCCATCCTCGGCCATGAGGGCGCCGGCGTCGTCGTCGATGTCGGCAAGGGTGTCACTTCGCTCAAGAAGGGCGACCACGTCATCCCGCTCTACACGCCCGAATGCCGCTCGTGTCCGTCGTGTTTGTCGCGGAAGACCAATCTCTGCACGGCGATCCGCGCCACGCAGGGCCAGGGCTTGATGCCCGACGGTTCGTCGCGCTTCTCGATCGGCAAGGACAAGATCTTTCACTACATGGGCTGTTCGACCTTCTCGAACTTCACCGTGCTGCCGGAGATCGCGCTGGCCAAGGTCAACCCCGACGCGCCCTTCGACAAGATCTGCTACATCGGCTGCGGCGTCACCACCGGCATCGGGGCGGTCATCAACACCGCCAAGGTCGAGATCGGCGCGACAGCGATAGTCTTCGGCCTCGGCGGCATCGGCTTGAATGTCATCCAGGGGCTGCGGCTTGCCGGCGCCGACATGATCATCGGCGTCGATCTGAACAACGACAAGAAGGCCTGGGGCGAGAAGTTCGGCATGACGCATTTCGTCAATCCGAAGGAAATCGACGGCGACATCGTGCCTTACCTGGTCAACATGACCAAGCGCGGCGCCGACCAGATCGGCGGCGCCGACTACACCTTCGACTGCACCGGCAACACCAAGGTGATGCGGCAGGCGCTGGAAGCCTCGCATCGCGGCTGGGGCAAGTCGGTGGTCATCGGCGTTGCCGGGGCTGGCCAGGAGATCTCGACGCGGCCATTCCAGCTGGTCACCGGGCGGACCTGGATGGGCACCGCCTTTGGTGGCGCGCGCGGCCGCACCGATGTGCCAAAAATCGTCGACTGGTACATGGACGGCAAGATCGAGATCGACCCGATGATCACCCACACGCTCAAGCTCGAGGATATCAACAAGGGTTTTGACCTCATGCATGAGGGCAAGTCGATCCGGAGCGTCGTGGTTTACTGA
- a CDS encoding glutathione S-transferase family protein — MITLYDYELSGNCYKLRLLMSFLGIDYKTVPVDFYPGREHKSEWFLKLNPLGQLPVLDDDGLVLRDAQAILVYLASKYDPSKSWYPLDNPALLGEVSQWLAFADGITATASAARLHDGLFYDVDIEAARAGAHRLFRILDEHLWFGEQQGRDWICSAGHPTIADIACFPYIILSEEGGIPRQDYPAIRRWCDRVKRIKGFTVMSGVFPAGPGKIAA, encoded by the coding sequence ATGATCACGCTTTACGACTACGAACTATCCGGCAATTGCTACAAATTGCGCCTGCTGATGAGTTTCCTCGGCATCGACTACAAGACGGTGCCGGTCGATTTCTACCCCGGCCGCGAGCACAAATCCGAATGGTTCCTGAAGCTCAACCCGCTCGGGCAACTCCCGGTGCTCGACGATGACGGGTTGGTGCTGCGCGACGCGCAGGCGATCCTTGTCTATCTCGCGTCGAAATACGATCCGTCAAAGAGTTGGTATCCCCTCGACAATCCGGCGTTGCTTGGCGAGGTCAGCCAATGGCTGGCTTTCGCCGACGGCATCACCGCAACCGCCTCGGCGGCCCGCCTGCATGACGGCCTGTTCTATGATGTCGACATCGAGGCCGCGCGCGCCGGCGCGCATCGGCTGTTCCGCATCCTCGACGAGCATCTGTGGTTTGGCGAGCAGCAGGGCCGTGACTGGATCTGTTCGGCTGGTCACCCGACCATCGCCGACATCGCCTGCTTTCCCTACATCATCCTGTCGGAGGAGGGCGGCATTCCGCGCCAGGACTATCCAGCCATCCGCCGCTGGTGCGACCGGGTCAAGCGCATCAAGGGGTTCACGGTCATGTCGGGGGTATTCCCGGCCGGCCCCGGCAAGATCGCCGCTTAA
- a CDS encoding NAD(P)/FAD-dependent oxidoreductase, whose product MTIFPFTEATPIQFMEPLPKTSDVVIIGGGVIGVTTALFLARRNISVTLLEKGRIAAEQSSRNWGWIRQQGRDADELPIVIEAQRLWRQLAEECGEDIGLKQTGVTYLARTDKEMAGFAKFLKIAQAHDVDTRLLDQGETARLIPAMARSFKGAMTTPSDMRAEPWVAVPALARLAARQGVTIMENCAARMLDVSAGRISGVWTEKGRIATSSVVVASGAWTSLFLRAHGISIPQLSVRATVAATQPMPEVHPGAVADEHIAFRRRQDGGYTLASGGANQLYVGPDAFRHASKYVSALMANPFGTRYLPAAPRGYPDGWSTPRKWHADEESPFERMRILDPTPKASALRDIDREFKELFPQFKTVPLKASWAGMIDAMPDVVPVVDHAAEIPGLVIATGMSGHGFGIGPGMGRVVCDLVQGNETGHNLHRFRQSRFSDGSPIQLGPSL is encoded by the coding sequence TTGACAATTTTTCCTTTCACCGAAGCCACTCCAATCCAGTTTATGGAGCCGCTGCCGAAGACCTCTGACGTCGTGATCATCGGCGGCGGCGTCATCGGCGTGACCACCGCGCTGTTCCTGGCCAGGCGCAACATCTCGGTGACGTTGCTGGAAAAGGGGCGCATCGCCGCCGAGCAATCCTCGCGTAACTGGGGCTGGATCCGGCAACAGGGCCGCGATGCCGATGAATTGCCGATCGTCATCGAAGCGCAACGCCTCTGGCGTCAACTGGCTGAGGAGTGCGGCGAAGACATAGGGTTGAAACAGACAGGCGTCACCTATCTTGCGCGCACGGACAAGGAGATGGCCGGGTTCGCGAAATTCCTGAAGATCGCCCAGGCTCATGACGTCGACACACGTCTCCTCGATCAAGGCGAGACCGCCAGGCTGATCCCGGCAATGGCGCGCTCGTTCAAGGGAGCAATGACAACCCCCTCGGACATGCGAGCCGAGCCTTGGGTTGCCGTTCCCGCGCTTGCGCGCCTGGCTGCCCGGCAGGGCGTCACGATCATGGAGAATTGCGCGGCACGTATGCTTGATGTCTCTGCGGGACGCATCAGCGGCGTCTGGACCGAGAAGGGCCGTATCGCCACGTCGAGCGTCGTGGTCGCGAGCGGCGCATGGACGTCGCTCTTCCTGCGCGCGCACGGTATCTCGATCCCGCAGCTCAGCGTCAGGGCGACGGTCGCCGCGACCCAACCGATGCCCGAAGTTCATCCGGGTGCGGTCGCCGACGAACATATCGCATTCCGACGCAGGCAGGATGGCGGATACACGCTTGCATCGGGGGGCGCCAATCAGCTGTATGTCGGGCCGGACGCGTTTCGTCACGCCAGCAAGTATGTCAGCGCGCTGATGGCGAATCCTTTTGGCACGCGCTACCTGCCGGCCGCGCCGCGAGGGTATCCGGATGGTTGGTCAACCCCGCGCAAGTGGCACGCGGACGAGGAGAGTCCATTCGAACGGATGCGCATCCTCGATCCCACCCCCAAAGCCTCGGCGCTGCGCGACATCGACCGCGAGTTCAAGGAGCTTTTCCCGCAGTTCAAGACTGTGCCGCTCAAGGCGAGCTGGGCGGGCATGATCGATGCGATGCCGGATGTTGTGCCTGTCGTTGATCACGCCGCCGAAATCCCCGGCCTCGTTATCGCGACCGGGATGAGCGGTCATGGCTTTGGCATCGGGCCTGGCATGGGCCGTGTGGTGTGCGACCTCGTCCAGGGAAACGAGACAGGACACAACCTTCATAGGTTCCGCCAATCCCGGTTCAGCGACGGCAGCCCGATTCAACTGGGACCGAGCCTTTAG